One Pectobacterium polaris DNA window includes the following coding sequences:
- a CDS encoding MFS transporter yields the protein MNTQIASGQDKPVRSTSDLVKAAVSGWLGTALEFMDFQLYSLGAALVFHEIFFPEQSAAMALILAMGTYGAGYVARIVGAFIFGRMGDSIGRKRVLFITITMMGICTTLIGVLPTYAQIGIFAPILLVTLRIVQGLGAGAEISGAGTMLAEYAPKGKRGIISSLVAMGTNCGTLSATAIWAVMFFALSREELLAWGWRVPFLASVVVMIFAIWLRMNLKESPVFEKVSNDVSGTEEPSPALVVEQSEQKSVLSMFKSKAFWLATGLRFGQAGNSGLIQTFLAGYLVQTLLFNKSIPTDALMISSIIGFITIPLLGWLSDKIGRRVPYIILNISAILLAYPMLSLIVDKENSVNVIVVSIIIIHNFAVLGLFALENITMAEIFGGRSRFTQMAIAKETGGLVAVGFGPVLAGIFCNMTGSWWPIVVMMIVYSVIGLFAAICMPEVKDRDLDELDDAV from the coding sequence ATGAATACGCAAATCGCATCTGGACAAGATAAGCCTGTAAGAAGTACCTCTGATTTAGTCAAGGCGGCGGTGTCCGGCTGGCTGGGCACCGCATTAGAATTTATGGATTTCCAACTGTATTCACTCGGTGCGGCATTGGTCTTCCATGAAATATTCTTCCCTGAACAATCGGCGGCAATGGCGCTGATTCTGGCAATGGGAACCTACGGTGCAGGCTATGTCGCACGTATCGTCGGTGCCTTTATTTTCGGCCGTATGGGGGACTCCATCGGCAGAAAGCGCGTGCTCTTTATCACTATTACCATGATGGGGATCTGTACCACGTTAATTGGCGTGCTACCAACCTACGCACAGATCGGTATTTTCGCGCCCATCTTGCTGGTGACCTTGCGTATTGTGCAGGGGTTAGGGGCGGGCGCTGAGATTTCCGGTGCCGGTACCATGCTGGCTGAGTACGCGCCGAAAGGGAAACGCGGGATTATTTCCTCACTGGTTGCAATGGGCACCAACTGTGGCACGCTCAGTGCTACGGCTATCTGGGCCGTCATGTTTTTTGCCCTCTCAAGAGAAGAATTACTGGCGTGGGGCTGGCGTGTGCCGTTCCTGGCCAGCGTAGTCGTGATGATCTTCGCGATCTGGCTGCGTATGAACCTGAAAGAAAGCCCAGTTTTTGAAAAAGTGAGTAATGATGTCTCTGGTACTGAAGAGCCGTCACCTGCTCTGGTGGTTGAGCAAAGCGAGCAAAAATCAGTACTGTCCATGTTTAAAAGCAAGGCGTTTTGGCTGGCAACGGGATTACGTTTCGGACAGGCAGGAAATTCAGGGTTAATTCAGACCTTCCTCGCGGGATATTTAGTCCAAACGCTCTTGTTTAATAAATCTATTCCGACCGATGCATTGATGATCAGCTCCATTATTGGTTTCATCACGATTCCATTATTAGGATGGCTCTCGGATAAAATTGGTCGCCGCGTACCGTATATTATTCTGAATATCTCGGCGATATTATTAGCCTACCCAATGCTCTCTCTTATCGTCGATAAAGAGAATAGCGTTAACGTGATTGTCGTCAGCATTATCATTATTCATAACTTCGCGGTACTGGGATTATTTGCGCTGGAAAATATCACGATGGCGGAAATATTCGGTGGACGCAGCCGCTTTACGCAAATGGCGATTGCCAAAGAAACCGGTGGCCTGGTTGCCGTTGGTTTTGGTCCGGTGTTAGCGGGTATTTTCTGCAACATGACCGGTTCCTGGTGGCCGATTGTCGTAATGATGATTGTTTATTCTGTGATCGGTTTATTTGCGGCTATCTGTATGCCAGAAGTGAAAGACCGTGACTTGGATGAATTAGACGACGCGGTATAG
- a CDS encoding mannitol dehydrogenase family protein — MSISEFSTLKPQVVVPRYNRSLLKTRIAHIGFGAFHRAHQAVCADKLAAEHGSDWGYCEINLIGGEQQIEAIRQQDLLWSVSEMADSGWNSRVIGVATSALHAEVEGIDAVLEALSAPDISIVSITVTEKGYCHHPATGQLNSEHPLICHDLGLPAEPRSLPGVILAAIKRRRERQLPAFSVMSCDNMPENGHVTRNVIVQLAELQDIELARWIEQHVTFPSTMVDRIVPAITEETLETIQGQLGVVDPAGIACEPFFQWVVEDNFVNGRPAWEKAGAELVQDVLPFEEMKLRMLNGSHSFLAYLGYLAGYQHISECMQDSELVAAAHHLMLREQAPTLRTQGVDLAAYADALLDRYRNRALKHRTWQIAMDGSQKLPQRMLDSIRWHLARGSRFDALALGVAGWMRYVGGVDEQGKPIEISDPLKELIAETVQRSPEGESRVTALLTLTAIFGEDLPKNPVFVDVVTQHYLSLLAKGVKGTLQDTNW, encoded by the coding sequence ATGAGTATCAGTGAATTTTCTACTCTTAAACCGCAGGTTGTGGTGCCGCGTTACAACCGCAGCCTGCTAAAAACACGGATTGCGCATATTGGCTTTGGCGCATTCCACCGGGCGCATCAGGCAGTCTGTGCCGATAAACTGGCGGCGGAGCACGGTAGCGACTGGGGTTATTGCGAAATTAACCTGATCGGCGGCGAGCAGCAGATTGAAGCCATTCGCCAGCAGGATTTGCTGTGGTCGGTTTCCGAAATGGCGGACAGCGGCTGGAATAGCCGGGTCATCGGCGTAGCAACCAGCGCGCTGCACGCGGAAGTCGAAGGTATCGACGCAGTGCTGGAAGCGCTGAGCGCGCCGGATATCTCCATCGTGTCGATTACCGTCACGGAGAAAGGCTATTGCCACCATCCGGCGACGGGGCAGTTAAATAGTGAACATCCGCTGATTTGCCACGATCTGGGGTTACCCGCAGAACCACGCTCCCTGCCCGGTGTGATTCTGGCTGCGATTAAACGCAGACGGGAACGCCAGCTACCGGCATTCAGCGTGATGTCCTGCGACAATATGCCAGAAAACGGGCACGTCACGCGCAACGTGATCGTGCAACTGGCCGAGCTGCAGGATATCGAACTGGCGCGCTGGATTGAACAGCACGTCACCTTTCCGTCCACGATGGTGGACAGGATTGTTCCGGCTATCACCGAGGAAACGTTGGAGACAATTCAGGGGCAGCTGGGCGTCGTCGATCCCGCGGGCATTGCCTGTGAACCGTTCTTCCAGTGGGTGGTTGAAGATAACTTCGTCAACGGCCGTCCTGCATGGGAAAAAGCGGGCGCGGAGCTGGTACAGGATGTCCTGCCGTTTGAGGAAATGAAGCTGCGTATGCTGAACGGCAGCCACTCGTTTCTGGCGTATCTGGGCTACCTTGCTGGCTACCAGCATATCAGCGAATGCATGCAGGACAGCGAACTGGTCGCGGCTGCGCATCACCTGATGCTGCGTGAGCAGGCTCCGACGCTGCGTACACAGGGTGTCGATCTCGCGGCCTATGCGGATGCACTGCTGGATCGCTATCGCAACCGGGCGTTAAAACACCGCACCTGGCAGATTGCGATGGACGGTTCGCAAAAACTGCCACAGCGGATGCTGGATTCGATCCGCTGGCATCTGGCACGCGGCAGCCGTTTTGATGCGCTGGCGCTCGGCGTGGCGGGGTGGATGCGCTATGTCGGCGGCGTGGATGAACAAGGAAAACCGATTGAAATCAGCGATCCGTTGAAAGAGCTAATCGCTGAAACGGTGCAACGCAGCCCGGAAGGCGAAAGCCGAGTCACGGCGCTGCTGACGCTGACGGCGATTTTTGGTGAGGACTTACCGAAGAACCCTGTCTTTGTCGATGTGGTGACGCAGCACTACCTGTCGCTATTAGCGAAAGGCGTGAAGGGAACATTGCAGGATACCAACTGGTAG
- a CDS encoding GntR family transcriptional regulator yields the protein MDTSFQINNNEPVNQQIYRVLRKDIVECNIPPGKLLSEKEISVRFDVSRQPVREAFIKLAEAGLVQIMPQRGTFVMKISEQRVADARFIRQALECAIARRAAEMVTEEQLLTLEHNLRRQELAAQNDQVREFLSLDDSFHQLLTQIANCPLAWETIESIKATMDRVRFLSLSQVSPPPSLIQQHYLIFSALKARDPDAAEKAIREHLQEMIYSITPIAQQNSDWFEHA from the coding sequence ATGGACACCTCTTTTCAGATCAACAACAACGAACCAGTCAACCAGCAAATTTATCGCGTACTGCGCAAAGACATTGTGGAATGCAATATTCCGCCGGGTAAACTGTTGTCTGAAAAAGAAATTTCTGTGCGTTTTGACGTTTCCCGCCAGCCGGTCAGAGAGGCTTTTATCAAGCTGGCAGAGGCTGGACTGGTGCAGATCATGCCGCAGCGCGGCACGTTTGTGATGAAGATCTCCGAACAGCGCGTAGCGGATGCCCGCTTTATCCGTCAGGCTCTGGAATGCGCGATTGCGCGCCGGGCGGCAGAAATGGTGACGGAAGAACAGCTGCTGACGCTGGAACACAATTTACGCCGTCAGGAACTGGCTGCGCAGAACGATCAGGTGCGCGAGTTTCTCAGCCTTGATGACAGCTTCCATCAGCTTCTGACGCAGATTGCCAACTGTCCGCTGGCGTGGGAAACCATCGAATCGATTAAAGCGACAATGGACCGCGTACGTTTTCTCAGCCTGAGCCAGGTTTCACCACCGCCCAGCCTGATCCAGCAGCACTACCTGATTTTTAGCGCCCTGAAAGCGCGCGATCCTGATGCCGCCGAAAAAGCGATTCGTGAGCATTTGCAGGAAATGATCTATTCGATCACGCCGATTGCGCAACAGAATAGCGACTGGTTCGAGCACGCCTGA
- a CDS encoding esterase-like activity of phytase family protein, with product MKHTLLALLVAGFLPFSVQAAGEKVTRYVVTFPDSERVAYQGKFAQSFPNGLPVGIGSGLYFTGKQGDDLMFTTVTDRGPNADAPLVGEKEAKIFASPDYAPLMMDIRVSAKAAEAINARPLHDAEGNITGLPLPANVIGTTNEVALNDALQPLSTSQRGLDTEGITPDGKGGFWLCDEYGPFLIHVDASGKILQKFGPTPAGSEHSVANGLPNIIKWRQPNRGFEGLTRLPDGTIVMAVQSTLDIDGKSKNKAQFTRLVMFNPETKTSRMLGYPINIDSYKKAKDAKIGDIVALDNQRILLVEQGADKDKQMQNRIYLVDLSKASDLTPFDADGKSPEFDDLAQLEKRGITLASKQELVDLRKLGWQQEKVEGLALVDKQTLAVINDNDFGLQSVLQSPVKAKDKADDYQVTADGKLTRDGKAVETTLAIKPLEKPEADNELWVITLPQPLK from the coding sequence ATGAAACACACGTTGTTAGCACTGCTGGTTGCCGGATTTCTGCCGTTCAGCGTTCAGGCCGCAGGAGAGAAAGTGACGCGCTATGTCGTCACCTTCCCTGACAGCGAGCGCGTTGCGTATCAGGGCAAATTCGCCCAGAGCTTCCCCAACGGTCTGCCTGTCGGTATTGGCTCCGGCCTCTATTTCACCGGTAAACAGGGCGACGATCTGATGTTCACCACCGTCACCGATCGCGGCCCGAATGCCGATGCGCCGCTGGTCGGTGAGAAAGAAGCCAAGATCTTCGCCAGCCCTGACTACGCACCGCTGATGATGGATATTCGGGTCAGCGCGAAAGCCGCCGAGGCGATCAACGCCCGTCCGCTGCACGATGCCGAGGGCAATATCACCGGCCTGCCGCTACCCGCGAACGTTATCGGCACCACCAACGAAGTGGCACTGAACGATGCGCTACAACCGCTCAGCACCAGCCAGCGCGGGCTGGACACCGAAGGGATTACGCCGGACGGCAAAGGCGGCTTCTGGCTGTGTGACGAATACGGCCCGTTCCTGATCCACGTTGATGCCAGCGGGAAGATCCTGCAAAAATTCGGGCCGACGCCTGCGGGCAGCGAGCATTCGGTCGCCAACGGTTTACCGAATATCATCAAGTGGCGTCAGCCAAATCGGGGTTTTGAAGGGCTGACCCGCCTGCCGGACGGCACGATCGTCATGGCCGTGCAAAGCACGCTGGATATCGACGGCAAAAGCAAAAACAAAGCGCAGTTTACGCGTCTGGTGATGTTTAACCCGGAAACCAAAACCAGCCGCATGCTGGGCTATCCGATCAATATCGACAGCTATAAGAAAGCGAAGGATGCCAAGATCGGCGATATCGTGGCGCTGGATAATCAGCGTATTTTGCTGGTCGAGCAAGGTGCGGATAAAGACAAGCAAATGCAGAACCGCATCTATCTGGTCGATCTCAGCAAGGCGAGCGACCTGACACCGTTCGATGCTGACGGTAAATCGCCGGAGTTTGACGATCTCGCCCAGTTGGAAAAACGTGGCATTACGCTGGCGAGCAAGCAGGAGCTGGTGGATCTGCGTAAGCTCGGCTGGCAGCAGGAGAAAGTGGAAGGTCTGGCGCTGGTCGATAAGCAAACGCTGGCCGTCATTAATGACAACGATTTTGGCCTGCAATCCGTGCTGCAATCCCCGGTGAAAGCGAAAGATAAGGCGGACGACTATCAGGTTACTGCCGATGGCAAACTGACGCGCGATGGCAAGGCGGTCGAGACGACGTTAGCCATCAAACCGTTGGAGAAGCCAGAAGCCGATAACGAACTGTGGGTGATTACCCTGCCACAACCGCTCAAGTAG
- a CDS encoding phospholipase D-like domain-containing protein, which translates to MLNRCGFINPGQRWKHCINTLLTGGVLFIVSASAYADASTSGYRIPGYELVYDAPVETTLTAPDLRPSDAVWISLFDNAQHTIELGQFYVANQAGTRFDTVLQHLRAAGERGVRIRLLLEEKGLKISTQDTLEQLKTIPNLELRVIPFKRLSGGIVHAKYLLVDGKQAYMGSQNLDWRALEHIHETGLLIDDPRVVTQISAIFEQDWQAQARLAHGETVPQLPAATQPADRSGNYLVASPKAFNPAGVIDSEEELPRLLAEAQQLVRIQVMDYVPLSYGPEKTRPYYAVIDNAIRTAAARGVQIELMVSEWSTKMPNIAYLKSLALLPNIQIKTVSIPQASSGFIPFARVIHSKIMTIDSKKAWIGTSNWSGGYLDNSRNLEMVIQNPAMAQRVDMLYTQLWNSEYAHPLRIDYDYPRPDPGGMKEKDKVKETSPSSTTGGAVNAP; encoded by the coding sequence ATGCTTAATCGTTGTGGTTTCATCAATCCGGGGCAACGCTGGAAGCATTGCATCAACACACTGCTGACAGGAGGCGTATTGTTTATTGTGAGTGCGTCAGCCTATGCCGATGCCAGCACTAGCGGCTATCGCATTCCCGGCTATGAATTAGTGTATGACGCCCCGGTGGAAACCACGCTGACCGCCCCCGATCTACGCCCCAGCGATGCGGTGTGGATATCGCTGTTTGATAATGCCCAACACACCATTGAGCTGGGTCAATTCTACGTCGCCAATCAGGCGGGAACACGCTTTGATACCGTCTTACAGCATCTGCGTGCCGCCGGAGAGCGCGGCGTACGAATCCGCCTGCTGCTTGAAGAAAAAGGGCTAAAAATTTCCACCCAGGACACGCTGGAACAGCTCAAAACGATTCCGAATCTGGAACTGCGCGTGATTCCTTTTAAACGCCTGAGCGGCGGTATTGTGCATGCCAAATATCTGCTGGTTGATGGCAAACAGGCTTACATGGGCAGCCAGAACCTTGACTGGCGGGCGCTGGAGCACATTCACGAAACGGGGTTGTTGATCGACGATCCCCGCGTGGTGACTCAGATTAGCGCTATTTTTGAACAAGACTGGCAGGCACAGGCGCGACTGGCCCACGGCGAAACCGTCCCGCAGCTGCCCGCCGCAACGCAACCCGCTGACCGCTCCGGCAACTATCTGGTTGCCAGCCCCAAAGCGTTTAATCCCGCTGGCGTGATAGATTCCGAAGAAGAACTCCCCCGCCTGTTGGCCGAAGCCCAGCAACTGGTCCGCATTCAGGTGATGGATTACGTCCCGCTCTCCTACGGCCCGGAGAAAACGCGCCCGTACTACGCGGTGATCGATAACGCGATTCGCACCGCTGCCGCACGCGGCGTCCAGATCGAGCTGATGGTGTCCGAATGGAGCACCAAAATGCCGAATATCGCCTACCTGAAAAGTCTGGCATTGCTACCCAACATCCAGATAAAAACGGTGTCGATCCCCCAAGCCAGCAGCGGCTTCATTCCTTTTGCCCGCGTGATCCACAGTAAGATCATGACCATCGACAGCAAGAAAGCCTGGATCGGCACCAGCAACTGGAGCGGCGGCTATCTGGATAACTCGCGCAATCTGGAGATGGTGATTCAGAACCCAGCGATGGCGCAGCGGGTAGACATGCTCTATACACAACTGTGGAACAGCGAGTACGCGCATCCTCTGCGCATTGATTATGATTACCCACGGCCCGATCCGGGTGGCATGAAAGAGAAAGATAAGGTGAAGGAAACCAGCCCTTCGTCCACGACAGGCGGCGCGGTCAACGCACCGTAG
- a CDS encoding MotA/TolQ/ExbB proton channel family protein has product MNADMLHEIIFYVMYASLVIALMIIIERSLYFSYTRRQAKRLERALTADIRHVHDLPDTLTQRPSLPIATVTPVLAQSHQVENRDALNDLIDAQYLQSKPQLSRGLWILETVVTAAPLLGLLGTIMGIIETFKALSAAGISDPSQVSAGMGTALYATGLGIAIALVCLLGNNFLQSRMEHINEMLKVLLIRAGMPHTRQQKAGSAVTHNSVTDSAAMTEKAMAEKRYA; this is encoded by the coding sequence ATGAACGCCGATATGCTGCACGAGATTATTTTCTACGTCATGTACGCCTCGCTGGTGATCGCCCTGATGATCATCATCGAACGCAGTCTCTACTTTTCCTACACACGTCGACAGGCCAAACGGCTGGAACGCGCGCTGACGGCGGATATTCGCCACGTTCACGATCTGCCGGACACGCTGACCCAGCGCCCCAGCCTACCCATCGCGACGGTGACACCCGTTCTGGCACAGTCACATCAGGTAGAAAACCGCGATGCGCTTAACGACCTGATCGACGCACAATATCTGCAAAGTAAGCCGCAACTGTCGCGCGGACTCTGGATTCTGGAAACGGTCGTCACCGCAGCACCGTTACTGGGGCTGCTCGGCACCATCATGGGGATTATCGAAACCTTCAAAGCGCTGTCCGCCGCAGGAATCTCCGACCCGAGCCAGGTTTCTGCTGGAATGGGCACCGCGCTGTACGCCACTGGGCTGGGCATCGCCATCGCGTTGGTCTGTCTGCTGGGGAACAATTTCCTGCAAAGCCGGATGGAACACATCAACGAAATGCTGAAAGTCCTGCTGATCCGTGCCGGAATGCCGCATACTCGCCAACAGAAAGCGGGCTCTGCTGTGACGCACAATTCCGTGACAGACAGCGCCGCAATGACAGAAAAAGCGATGGCGGAGAAGCGCTATGCTTAA
- a CDS encoding TonB-dependent receptor family protein, with the protein MKPFKLSGVCLSVVGALLAGSALAEEATNVGTINVQGQPLGAGLMVQEDSAKSRSTVTKDALDKMPAAGNAIDKLKYTAGLNVSSNDASGLSGVSYTMRGMSADQVGLSSDGIPVNDSGDYAVYPNGMGDPENLEQIFVTQGSSEMDGPHIGASGGNIGLVSHRPAKEFGGFVKQTFGSNNLSKTFARLESGQHNGFSSWLSYSYTDSDKWRGSGYSRADKVEWNGLYEHENGHSSSLIVKYNQQDTINYSTLSKRQFEQNGRKMDYATTPVYNNRGQISQYYKLNRNNFETLNVTFTQKLQLRDNLALTLQPYYFSTNGGSFGSGSASVLSATSDRAGNYDLSNLTSNTYYRPSWTETWRPGITTKLKWDLNDEHSLDIGYWFERARQRQTQPFIPIQSDGNPVNVSGKPGDANQITDANGKVVQGRNQFTVTPAHKIWIQDTWFFSPEWTFTGGLAYQHVERDGTNLGSLYNVAEKKNKKYHEFLPSFNAAYRINTENQVFYNITRNMRTPPNYVLYNVGDSINTKPELSWNQELGWRFQDEDMLLSASLFFIRFTDRQISSRNAAGDYEMINAGKVENKGLELEWSGKLPHNFNYFAAYTYTDTEQKNNLATGGSQLPTTGKQVANAPKNMLNLGLGYDDGLYYAGVNSRYVGSFYGDMTNDEKIGGRTVFDLSAGVYLPVDKKIVKSATLRFGVNNLFDKEYLDSARSVSFNSRSYNGVSAGTPFYNVGEERTFSASLEATF; encoded by the coding sequence ATGAAACCGTTCAAACTTTCTGGGGTATGTTTGTCCGTCGTCGGTGCATTACTGGCAGGCTCCGCGCTGGCGGAAGAAGCGACAAATGTCGGCACGATCAACGTACAAGGACAACCGCTCGGCGCAGGATTAATGGTTCAGGAAGACAGCGCTAAATCGCGCTCAACCGTGACAAAAGACGCATTGGATAAGATGCCTGCTGCGGGCAATGCCATCGATAAACTGAAATACACCGCAGGCCTGAACGTCAGCAGCAACGACGCCAGCGGCTTAAGCGGCGTCAGCTATACCATGCGCGGCATGAGTGCGGATCAGGTCGGCCTGTCATCAGACGGCATTCCCGTCAATGACTCCGGCGACTACGCCGTGTACCCTAACGGGATGGGCGATCCAGAAAACCTGGAGCAGATCTTCGTCACCCAAGGTTCGTCAGAAATGGACGGCCCGCACATCGGGGCCAGCGGCGGCAACATCGGGCTGGTTTCCCACCGTCCGGCGAAAGAGTTTGGCGGCTTCGTTAAGCAGACATTCGGCAGCAATAACCTCAGCAAGACCTTCGCGCGTCTGGAAAGCGGTCAACACAACGGCTTCAGCAGTTGGCTCTCCTACTCCTATACCGACTCCGACAAATGGCGCGGTTCAGGGTATTCCCGTGCCGATAAAGTCGAGTGGAACGGCCTGTATGAACATGAAAATGGCCACAGCAGCAGCCTGATTGTGAAATACAATCAGCAAGATACCATCAACTACTCAACGCTGAGCAAACGGCAGTTCGAGCAAAACGGGCGTAAGATGGATTACGCCACCACGCCGGTTTACAACAACCGTGGACAGATTTCCCAATACTACAAACTCAACCGCAATAACTTTGAAACGCTGAATGTCACGTTCACGCAAAAATTACAGCTGCGCGATAATCTGGCGCTAACGTTACAGCCCTACTATTTCTCGACGAACGGCGGCAGCTTCGGCAGCGGGAGTGCCAGCGTGTTGTCCGCGACGTCAGACCGCGCAGGTAACTACGATCTCAGCAATCTGACCTCCAACACCTACTACCGCCCGTCGTGGACGGAAACCTGGCGGCCAGGTATCACTACCAAGCTGAAATGGGATCTTAACGACGAGCATAGTCTGGATATCGGCTACTGGTTCGAGCGTGCTCGCCAGCGCCAGACGCAGCCGTTCATCCCGATCCAGAGCGACGGCAACCCGGTTAACGTTTCCGGTAAACCCGGCGATGCGAACCAGATTACCGACGCGAACGGGAAAGTGGTTCAAGGCCGTAACCAGTTTACCGTCACGCCTGCCCATAAAATCTGGATTCAGGACACCTGGTTCTTCTCCCCAGAATGGACGTTCACCGGCGGTCTGGCTTATCAGCACGTAGAGCGTGACGGGACTAACCTCGGCAGCTTGTATAACGTCGCAGAGAAAAAGAACAAGAAGTACCACGAATTCCTGCCCAGCTTTAATGCAGCCTACCGCATCAATACTGAAAATCAGGTGTTCTATAACATCACGCGCAACATGCGTACCCCGCCCAACTACGTCTTGTACAACGTTGGTGATTCCATCAATACCAAACCTGAGCTGAGCTGGAACCAGGAACTGGGCTGGCGCTTCCAGGATGAGGACATGCTGCTGAGCGCCTCGCTGTTCTTTATCCGCTTCACCGATCGCCAGATCTCCAGCCGTAACGCCGCTGGCGACTACGAAATGATCAACGCCGGGAAAGTGGAAAACAAAGGGCTGGAACTGGAGTGGAGCGGCAAGTTGCCTCATAACTTCAACTACTTTGCAGCTTACACCTATACCGACACCGAGCAGAAAAACAATCTAGCCACCGGCGGTAGCCAGCTCCCTACTACGGGCAAGCAGGTCGCCAACGCGCCGAAAAATATGCTCAACCTCGGGCTGGGCTATGACGATGGCCTCTACTATGCCGGCGTGAACAGCCGCTATGTCGGGTCGTTCTACGGCGACATGACCAATGACGAGAAGATCGGTGGACGTACCGTTTTCGATCTCAGCGCCGGCGTCTATCTGCCAGTGGATAAGAAGATCGTGAAAAGCGCCACCTTACGCTTTGGCGTCAACAACCTGTTCGATAAAGAGTATCTCGACTCCGCGCGCTCAGTGAGCTTCAACTCACGATCGTATAACGGCGTATCGGCAGGCACACCGTTTTACAACGTCGGGGAAGAGCGCACCTTCAGCGCCTCACTGGAAGCCACGTTCTAA
- a CDS encoding energy transducer TonB family protein, producing the protein MYLLYRSRHAISWLPLPVFATCLFFASQQPPLKVQQQYDETVMALTLAEPEPIPQPEPIPEPEPEPVPQPEPEPEPVPVNEPDPIIEAPPVTPPKPEVKPKPKPEVKPKAETKPKPVATPAKPTTPRPEAPAKRPAPAAPSAPAVNVAALENSYAQALRAQLEQTKRYPTGRQASLERPEGRVEVWLEVDRTGRVIDSGISSKARSMLLNRAAQASLQGIKQVRAFPADAFAGQNTKRFLATFDYQAQ; encoded by the coding sequence ATGTATCTGCTCTATCGCTCACGCCACGCCATCAGCTGGTTACCGTTGCCGGTCTTTGCCACCTGCCTGTTCTTCGCCAGCCAACAGCCGCCGCTGAAAGTTCAGCAGCAATACGACGAAACAGTCATGGCGCTCACGCTGGCTGAACCGGAACCGATTCCCCAGCCGGAACCGATCCCTGAGCCAGAGCCAGAACCGGTGCCACAACCGGAACCCGAGCCTGAGCCGGTTCCGGTTAATGAGCCCGATCCGATCATAGAAGCCCCGCCGGTTACGCCGCCGAAACCGGAAGTGAAGCCGAAGCCTAAACCAGAGGTTAAGCCCAAGGCAGAAACCAAACCTAAACCGGTGGCCACGCCAGCCAAGCCGACGACGCCACGCCCGGAAGCCCCGGCCAAGCGCCCGGCACCGGCTGCCCCTTCCGCACCGGCGGTGAATGTTGCCGCGCTGGAAAATAGCTATGCGCAGGCGCTGCGTGCGCAGCTTGAACAAACCAAACGCTACCCGACCGGACGTCAGGCGTCACTCGAACGTCCCGAAGGTCGCGTTGAAGTCTGGCTGGAAGTCGATCGCACAGGACGCGTCATCGATTCAGGAATCAGCAGCAAAGCACGCAGCATGCTGCTGAACCGGGCGGCGCAAGCCAGCTTACAGGGCATCAAACAGGTTCGGGCCTTCCCCGCCGACGCCTTTGCAGGACAAAACACAAAACGCTTTTTAGCCACGTTCGATTATCAGGCGCAGTAG
- a CDS encoding ExbD/TolR family protein — translation MRNWNEPKKQKAHIDLVPMIDVMMFLLVFFVLISMNVIPALGLKTQLPAAGSAQQLKPQKKAIITLGAQDHIELDGQPMALSDLVTTLQQQQQDQQTTIIINSDKSVEVERLVAVMDTLRQGGFSSISIATRKL, via the coding sequence ATGAGAAACTGGAACGAACCAAAGAAGCAAAAAGCCCACATCGATTTGGTTCCCATGATCGATGTGATGATGTTCCTGCTGGTCTTTTTTGTGCTGATCAGCATGAACGTCATTCCCGCGCTAGGCCTGAAAACGCAGCTCCCCGCCGCAGGCAGCGCACAACAACTTAAGCCGCAGAAAAAAGCGATCATCACGCTTGGCGCACAGGATCATATTGAGCTGGACGGACAGCCGATGGCACTGAGCGATCTCGTTACGACGCTGCAACAGCAGCAGCAAGACCAGCAAACCACCATAATTATCAACAGCGATAAAAGCGTCGAGGTTGAGCGTCTGGTAGCCGTCATGGATACCCTGCGTCAGGGTGGGTTCTCGTCCATTTCTATCGCTACCCGGAAATTGTGA